One segment of Allorhodopirellula heiligendammensis DNA contains the following:
- a CDS encoding cytochrome c oxidase assembly protein has protein sequence MKPFFWNLGWLVLGAAWLGPLPHLARTSFAAHMTLHMAVVAVAAPLLSIGVAGRRFDPVKRVPTLFAPVPASVGELLIVWAWHSPGLHHFARFEFLGFVLEQSMFLAAGVWVWLSAFGGDSPRSRERSAAGVIGLLLTSMHMTLLGALLTMSPRLLYSHHHSSGKLDPLTDQYLGGAVMLVVGGAAFLAGGLWLTTDLVRSSQTRHRNCRRSYRIPVSSQTMVASASNTQAES, from the coding sequence ATGAAACCGTTTTTTTGGAATCTCGGTTGGTTGGTACTCGGGGCTGCTTGGTTGGGGCCGCTGCCTCACTTGGCACGCACATCGTTTGCCGCACACATGACGTTGCACATGGCAGTAGTTGCGGTGGCCGCGCCGCTGCTATCGATCGGCGTGGCGGGTCGACGGTTTGATCCTGTGAAGCGAGTACCTACCTTGTTTGCACCTGTGCCCGCGTCGGTGGGCGAGTTATTAATTGTATGGGCATGGCATTCCCCGGGACTGCATCACTTTGCCCGTTTCGAATTCCTTGGGTTCGTGCTCGAACAGAGCATGTTTCTAGCGGCGGGTGTTTGGGTTTGGTTATCAGCGTTTGGTGGCGACTCTCCCCGGTCACGCGAACGCAGCGCTGCAGGCGTGATTGGATTGCTGTTGACGTCGATGCATATGACGTTGCTTGGTGCATTGCTCACGATGTCCCCACGTCTACTGTATTCACACCATCACAGTAGCGGCAAACTCGATCCGTTGACGGACCAATATCTCGGTGGTGCAGTCATGCTGGTGGTCGGTGGCGCCGCATTCTTAGCAGGAGGGCTGTGGTTGACCACGGATCTCGTGCGTAGCAGTCAAACTCGCCACAGAAATTGCCGAAGATCATATCGGATCCCAGTGTCCTCGCAGACGATGGTGGCGTCTGCATCCAATACACAGGCAGAATCATGA
- a CDS encoding transmembrane prediction, giving the protein MHDPSERHDESQPQQIQEHLWWIVLSPSIWAIHFLACYVTAAIWCEKVGSNSDSGWLLGLVGGYTTVAVVAISVIAGWSLRSYRRRDQSPSYDSDDPSDRTHFIGFTAFLLSLLSLVATFFTALAMVIVRSCD; this is encoded by the coding sequence ATGCACGATCCGAGTGAGCGGCACGACGAATCGCAACCGCAGCAAATCCAAGAACACCTATGGTGGATCGTGCTGTCCCCTTCGATCTGGGCGATCCATTTTTTAGCCTGCTACGTGACCGCGGCAATTTGGTGCGAGAAGGTCGGATCAAATTCCGATAGCGGATGGCTGTTGGGTTTGGTCGGTGGGTACACAACGGTAGCTGTGGTAGCGATTAGCGTTATCGCGGGCTGGAGTCTGCGCAGCTATCGTCGACGTGATCAGTCGCCGTCCTACGATTCTGATGATCCATCGGACCGGACGCATTTCATTGGATTCACGGCATTCCTGCTTTCCCTCCTCAGTCTGGTCGCGACATTCTTCACAGCGCTGGCGATGGTAATCGTGAGGAGCTGTGATTGA
- a CDS encoding AAA family ATPase, with the protein MAKVVLGKDELIDLLIVATMAGEHVLLEDVPGVGKTLAAKALASSLDAKFTRLQFTPDLLPSDITGSMIYRSATVDFAFSPGPIFANVVLADEINRAPPRTQSALLEAMSEGQVSVDGVTHPLPKPFIVIATQNPFEYQGTYTLPESQLDRFLLRTSIGYPAREMERKVLQTHQSGEPVDRLQSVLSADDILAAQSAVGQVRFDETLTGYLLDIVEATRRHEGFQVGVSTRGLLSFYRGCQAMAVLRGRDYVVPDDLKQLAVPTLAHRVLPDGVFQGGSRSVVEQQLADLIESIPVPV; encoded by the coding sequence ATTGCGAAAGTTGTTCTAGGCAAAGATGAGCTGATTGATTTGCTGATTGTGGCCACCATGGCTGGCGAGCACGTGCTTCTGGAAGATGTGCCGGGTGTGGGCAAGACACTCGCTGCGAAGGCGTTGGCGAGCAGTCTGGATGCCAAATTCACACGGTTGCAGTTCACACCCGATTTGCTGCCGAGCGACATCACGGGCAGCATGATCTATCGTTCGGCGACCGTTGATTTCGCATTTTCACCGGGGCCGATCTTCGCGAACGTTGTTTTAGCTGATGAGATCAATCGGGCCCCTCCACGGACTCAGTCTGCGTTGCTCGAAGCAATGAGTGAGGGGCAGGTCAGCGTGGACGGGGTCACCCACCCGTTGCCCAAACCGTTTATTGTCATTGCGACGCAAAACCCGTTTGAATACCAAGGCACGTACACACTTCCGGAAAGCCAGTTGGATCGTTTCCTACTGCGGACGTCGATCGGATATCCGGCGCGGGAGATGGAGCGGAAAGTCTTGCAAACTCACCAGTCCGGAGAACCAGTCGATCGACTTCAAAGTGTGTTGTCCGCGGACGACATTCTTGCGGCTCAGTCCGCTGTCGGGCAGGTCCGTTTCGACGAAACGTTGACCGGGTATCTTCTTGACATCGTGGAGGCAACGCGTCGCCATGAAGGATTTCAAGTAGGCGTCAGCACGCGTGGACTGCTGAGTTTCTATCGAGGTTGCCAGGCGATGGCGGTGCTGCGGGGACGTGACTACGTCGTGCCTGATGATCTCAAGCAGCTCGCCGTCCCCACTTTGGCTCACCGTGTATTGCCCGACGGTGTATTTCAAGGTGGCAGTCGTTCGGTCGTCGAGCAGCAGTTAGCGGATTTGATTGAATCGATTCCCGTTCCGGTGTAG
- the ctaD gene encoding cytochrome c oxidase subunit I: MDNSEQRLLKAWETPKGWRYWSAVNNSEVGLWYTLTAFAFFLFGGVLALIMRIQLAVPDNDWLTAEQYNQIFTMHGSVMMFLFAVPILEAISIMLLPEMMGARDLPFPRLSAYGYWCFLIGGIFVCGSLFFGVGPRGGWFMYPPMTTEYQTDVGPDIWLLGLSFIEIASIAAAVELIVGVLKCRPPGMRLNLIPLYAWYILVVAVMILFAFPPLIAGDLLMELERAFDWPFFDAARGGDPLLWQHLFWIFGHPEVYIVFLPSIALVAMIVPTFARTPMAGYGWIVLAAVGTGFLSFGLWVHHMFTTGLPGITIGIFSAASEAVAIPTGVQIFCFIATLLIGRVTKSVCLLFVLAGLATFIIGGLTGVMVAIAPFDYQAHDTYFIVGHLHYVLVGGTIFPIIAGIYYYYPFVTGKQLSERLGTITFWLTLVGFNVAFFPMHLTGLIGMPRRVYTYPGGMGFEIPNMISSVGAFVLGLGFVVLLWDVLRPKGNQPFVARNLWNAGTLEWSGQVPDKPWGIRSIPIISTRYPLWDQPNLLADIDAGKFYLPDAEEGLRETMVTSTVDAEPMQCLRVPGPTFLPMFAALFTGGIFIFSTYHWWAAAGVSGALSFIAIVFWLWTGTAVIPEKDTKEVGLGLTLPIYVSGPSAVGWWAMFITMLGDMTAFVSLVFGYFFYWTVHEQFPPAEFDGREVIGPGTMWPLASVGLGLLAWVAVIWARRWNRVGHTVGFYSMICMAGSAGIASAVALAWGPYTFGMDPTHHVYSASVCVLVLWTVIHLVVGVVMLIYCAVRRWAGRMNSVHDADIVNVTLFWHFLVLSVVMTGLIIALFPKVA; encoded by the coding sequence ATGGATAACAGCGAACAACGGCTACTCAAAGCCTGGGAGACCCCCAAGGGTTGGCGGTATTGGTCCGCCGTTAACAACTCGGAAGTGGGGCTATGGTACACGCTGACTGCGTTCGCCTTCTTTTTGTTCGGCGGCGTGTTGGCGCTAATCATGCGGATTCAGTTAGCCGTACCAGACAACGATTGGCTCACGGCCGAGCAGTACAACCAAATCTTCACGATGCACGGCAGCGTGATGATGTTTTTGTTTGCGGTACCGATTTTGGAAGCGATCTCGATCATGCTGCTGCCTGAAATGATGGGGGCGCGTGATCTACCGTTCCCGCGGCTCTCGGCATACGGATATTGGTGTTTCTTGATCGGCGGCATTTTCGTGTGTGGGTCGCTGTTCTTCGGCGTAGGACCACGCGGCGGCTGGTTCATGTACCCGCCAATGACGACTGAGTATCAAACCGACGTTGGGCCCGACATCTGGCTGCTGGGGTTGTCGTTCATTGAGATCGCCTCGATCGCTGCGGCAGTTGAGCTGATCGTGGGTGTCTTAAAGTGTCGTCCACCGGGAATGCGGCTTAACCTGATCCCGCTGTACGCCTGGTACATCCTCGTGGTCGCCGTGATGATCCTGTTTGCGTTCCCGCCGCTCATTGCAGGCGACTTGTTGATGGAACTCGAACGAGCATTTGACTGGCCATTCTTTGATGCCGCTCGCGGCGGCGATCCACTGCTGTGGCAGCATCTGTTTTGGATCTTTGGCCACCCCGAAGTGTATATCGTGTTTCTGCCATCGATTGCGCTGGTCGCGATGATCGTACCCACGTTCGCACGCACTCCGATGGCGGGTTACGGATGGATTGTTCTGGCGGCAGTAGGAACGGGGTTTTTGAGTTTTGGACTGTGGGTTCACCACATGTTCACGACGGGACTACCGGGCATCACGATCGGAATTTTTTCAGCAGCTTCGGAAGCCGTCGCGATCCCGACGGGAGTGCAGATTTTCTGCTTCATTGCCACCTTGCTGATTGGGCGCGTGACTAAGAGCGTGTGCCTGCTGTTTGTATTGGCCGGTTTAGCAACATTCATCATCGGTGGACTGACAGGTGTGATGGTTGCGATCGCGCCATTCGACTATCAAGCCCATGACACCTATTTCATCGTCGGGCATCTGCATTACGTGCTCGTTGGCGGCACGATTTTCCCAATCATTGCCGGTATCTATTACTACTATCCCTTCGTGACCGGAAAGCAGCTTTCGGAACGATTAGGGACTATCACCTTTTGGCTGACATTGGTGGGATTCAATGTGGCATTTTTTCCAATGCACCTGACGGGATTGATCGGAATGCCACGGCGCGTTTACACGTATCCTGGCGGCATGGGTTTTGAAATCCCTAACATGATCTCGTCCGTGGGGGCGTTTGTACTGGGACTCGGGTTCGTGGTGCTGCTCTGGGATGTGCTGCGTCCCAAGGGCAACCAGCCGTTTGTGGCACGCAATCTATGGAATGCGGGCACGTTGGAGTGGAGCGGCCAGGTGCCAGACAAGCCGTGGGGGATTCGTAGCATCCCGATCATATCGACGCGGTATCCGCTGTGGGACCAGCCGAATTTGTTGGCAGATATCGACGCGGGCAAGTTTTATCTTCCCGATGCAGAAGAGGGTCTACGAGAAACCATGGTGACCAGCACGGTCGATGCGGAGCCGATGCAGTGTCTGCGTGTTCCCGGGCCAACATTCTTGCCTATGTTCGCTGCCTTGTTCACCGGCGGAATATTTATCTTTTCGACTTATCACTGGTGGGCTGCGGCGGGTGTGAGCGGAGCGTTGTCGTTCATCGCGATCGTATTCTGGCTATGGACGGGAACGGCTGTCATCCCAGAGAAAGATACGAAAGAGGTGGGGCTCGGGTTGACCTTGCCGATCTACGTATCCGGGCCAAGTGCAGTCGGCTGGTGGGCCATGTTCATCACGATGCTGGGCGATATGACCGCATTCGTGTCGCTGGTGTTTGGATACTTTTTCTACTGGACAGTACATGAACAGTTTCCGCCAGCGGAATTTGATGGACGTGAGGTTATCGGTCCGGGAACGATGTGGCCACTCGCGTCAGTGGGCTTGGGCTTGTTGGCCTGGGTAGCGGTGATATGGGCGCGGCGCTGGAATCGAGTCGGCCATACCGTCGGTTTCTATTCCATGATTTGCATGGCTGGTTCAGCTGGAATCGCTAGCGCGGTGGCGCTAGCCTGGGGGCCCTACACATTCGGTATGGACCCCACACATCATGTCTATTCAGCCTCGGTGTGTGTTCTGGTCCTATGGACGGTTATCCACTTGGTGGTCGGTGTCGTGATGTTGATTTATTGTGCAGTCCGACGGTGGGCGGGAAGAATGAATTCTGTTCACGACGCAGATATCGTGAACGTGACCTTGTTCTGGCACTTTTTGGTGCTCAGCGTCGTCATGACTGGATTGATCATTGCTCTGTTCCCAAAGGTAGCGTGA
- the coxB gene encoding cytochrome c oxidase subunit II, with protein MIDSPSQSALLPAGEGAAQIADLFYVMALGGVVIWAIVVGLAVYAIYRVEEHDAKKTRVLVIGGGAVFPTVVLTVLLTYGLAMLPDLQRPAAVNSQVIEVSGVRWWWRIQYRLADGTTVETANEIHLPVNEEVEFKLSSEDVIHSFWIPSLGGKTDMIPGRNTRLKLHPTKAGVYRGACAEFCGAAHAMMSFDVVVESREDFDAWLDELRKPDGDAGTAGRVVFEKRGCGACHAVRGTNLDGVVGPDLTHFGSRRTIGAAVMANTPENLRRWITHTHAVKPGVEMPAFVGIPADELDALIDYLGSSR; from the coding sequence ATGATCGATTCGCCATCCCAATCCGCGTTGCTGCCAGCCGGCGAGGGAGCGGCACAGATTGCGGATTTGTTTTACGTGATGGCATTGGGTGGTGTGGTGATCTGGGCGATCGTTGTTGGATTGGCTGTGTACGCTATTTATCGTGTGGAAGAGCATGACGCCAAAAAGACGCGGGTGCTGGTGATCGGCGGTGGAGCAGTCTTCCCAACGGTCGTGCTGACTGTGTTGTTGACCTACGGATTGGCGATGTTGCCAGATCTTCAACGGCCCGCGGCTGTGAACAGTCAGGTCATTGAGGTGTCGGGGGTGCGGTGGTGGTGGCGGATCCAATATCGTCTGGCGGATGGTACCACGGTCGAAACGGCAAATGAGATTCATTTGCCGGTCAATGAAGAGGTCGAATTTAAACTTTCCAGCGAAGACGTCATTCACTCATTTTGGATTCCATCGCTGGGCGGCAAGACAGACATGATTCCCGGTCGGAATACCCGACTGAAGCTTCATCCGACCAAGGCGGGCGTTTATCGCGGTGCTTGCGCTGAGTTTTGCGGCGCGGCCCATGCCATGATGTCGTTCGATGTCGTCGTTGAGTCCCGAGAAGACTTTGACGCTTGGTTGGATGAGCTACGCAAGCCCGACGGCGACGCCGGGACCGCGGGCCGAGTGGTGTTCGAAAAGCGTGGTTGCGGCGCGTGTCATGCCGTTCGCGGCACGAATCTGGATGGCGTGGTGGGGCCGGACTTGACACACTTTGGCAGCAGGCGAACGATCGGTGCGGCGGTCATGGCGAATACGCCGGAGAACCTCCGACGCTGGATCACCCACACACATGCCGTCAAGCCAGGCGTAGAGATGCCTGCTTTCGTTGGCATTCCGGCAGACGAACTTGACGCATTGATTGACTACCTCGGGAGTTCGCGATGA
- a CDS encoding transglutaminase TgpA family protein, translated as MSSIDDPMLPSESDAGTQPSVTPATGMHADSRLRLRTQFAFAFVTGLGGMLLGTGADTGPLSLIVVAFAIIGFVFVDWMKLFALPAIVAYGAMGLTAVVCIVDFAQDSYVLAPKMVAVAQLLAVAQAILMLQEKNHRLFEQLLTFALLNCIVAAVFNDAFSYAVWFFPLTIAAGVALTLLSADETVARAAQMGRDPAGKPVQGIQSYNNRAALGSFSRVSNRVSWTSLCLLLPAVTAIAAVIFFALPRRVDAQRGIAASAMVGFSDSVSLRQIGSMQQSHDRALRVQLKDPARNKPYSVTGGIYLRGRVLERYAAGKPAEKGGGTWRNVSSRFEGKPAALPPRFVPVRESDLNFYDRVHAEIRCESMRDAALFALAPYHRIIGSGAIVQHPFQWTLSRNSMRGTRAAVRYERLEYQFGTLGFRNGIQTHWIHDLSLAPANDTNRGQLEWMTDWGIDVSSVINQESAKKQRFTPAQRQYLNELLSFPAEEIPTAKLLADELVSTMLPGKRNAYEVATRLEEHLSQSERYNYTLNLNNALVKGMDPLEQFLSVDRRGHCQYFASALAMMLRSQGIPSRIVVGYHCDEFNSLGQYFVVRQSHAHAWVEALIDRDDIPLSQHVYGQPESLRYWLRLDPTPGGGGIPDTESNPIGGGRKIAELARNFWSDYVVEMDPERQGSTFQTTPGMGSMSTSYRTWIERVKRLALRINSDDIQWPVEKRASYTLAAVAATVLCGFAILFLRRQFPNAFRRTRAEQVVHVARPSIAFYSEALELLERVGYARSAGQTPAELTASLPDEQLRSPASVLTRLFYRLRYGAETREPAESDQSLEITIEQSLASLRARLQQTDTIHSAETSADDKS; from the coding sequence ATGAGTTCAATCGATGACCCCATGCTTCCTTCCGAGAGCGACGCGGGGACGCAACCCAGCGTAACGCCCGCCACTGGGATGCACGCGGATTCTCGGCTTCGTCTACGCACGCAATTTGCATTCGCGTTTGTAACGGGCTTGGGGGGCATGCTGCTGGGCACGGGCGCTGACACCGGTCCGCTCTCGCTCATAGTGGTCGCCTTTGCGATCATTGGTTTTGTCTTTGTCGACTGGATGAAGCTATTCGCGTTGCCCGCCATCGTGGCTTATGGGGCGATGGGCTTAACGGCGGTGGTTTGTATCGTTGACTTTGCTCAGGACTCCTATGTACTGGCTCCGAAGATGGTGGCGGTCGCGCAGTTACTAGCGGTCGCCCAAGCGATCCTGATGTTACAGGAAAAAAATCACCGGCTCTTTGAGCAGCTACTCACCTTTGCGTTACTCAATTGTATTGTCGCGGCAGTATTTAACGACGCCTTCAGTTATGCAGTATGGTTTTTTCCGTTGACAATCGCGGCAGGGGTTGCACTGACGCTCTTGTCGGCTGATGAAACGGTGGCACGGGCCGCACAGATGGGACGTGACCCGGCAGGCAAGCCGGTTCAGGGCATACAGAGCTACAACAATCGAGCGGCGCTGGGATCGTTTTCTCGCGTTTCCAACCGAGTATCTTGGACTAGCCTGTGCTTGCTGCTACCAGCCGTTACTGCGATTGCTGCGGTGATTTTCTTTGCATTGCCGAGGCGGGTCGACGCGCAGCGCGGGATCGCTGCGAGTGCCATGGTGGGGTTCAGTGATTCGGTAAGCTTGCGGCAAATTGGGAGCATGCAGCAGAGTCATGATCGTGCGCTGCGTGTGCAACTGAAGGATCCCGCTAGAAACAAGCCGTATTCAGTGACGGGCGGGATCTACCTGCGTGGTCGCGTCCTCGAGCGATATGCTGCCGGGAAGCCAGCGGAAAAAGGTGGGGGAACTTGGCGCAACGTTTCCAGCAGATTTGAGGGCAAACCGGCCGCTCTGCCGCCACGATTCGTGCCCGTCCGCGAGAGTGACCTCAACTTTTACGATCGAGTTCATGCCGAGATTCGCTGTGAGTCAATGCGGGATGCGGCGCTGTTCGCACTTGCACCGTACCATCGCATTATCGGCAGCGGCGCGATTGTCCAACATCCGTTCCAATGGACCCTCAGTCGTAATTCGATGAGGGGCACTCGCGCTGCGGTGAGGTACGAACGTCTCGAATATCAGTTTGGCACGCTCGGTTTCCGAAATGGGATTCAGACTCACTGGATCCACGATTTATCGCTCGCACCTGCCAACGATACCAACCGCGGTCAATTGGAGTGGATGACCGATTGGGGAATCGATGTTTCATCAGTCATTAATCAGGAGTCTGCTAAGAAGCAGCGTTTCACGCCGGCGCAACGTCAGTATCTCAATGAGTTACTGAGTTTCCCAGCTGAGGAGATCCCGACAGCCAAGTTGCTTGCTGACGAATTGGTCAGCACCATGTTGCCGGGGAAGCGGAATGCTTACGAAGTGGCAACCCGGCTGGAGGAGCATCTATCCCAGAGTGAACGCTACAACTATACCCTGAATCTCAACAACGCCCTCGTCAAGGGCATGGATCCGCTGGAACAGTTCCTAAGCGTTGACCGCCGCGGTCACTGCCAGTACTTCGCCTCGGCCCTCGCAATGATGTTACGCAGTCAAGGCATTCCCTCACGAATTGTGGTGGGCTATCACTGCGATGAATTCAATAGCCTCGGCCAGTACTTCGTCGTTCGCCAAAGTCATGCACACGCTTGGGTGGAGGCGCTGATCGACCGCGACGATATTCCCCTCTCCCAACATGTTTACGGTCAACCGGAATCCCTGCGATACTGGTTGCGGCTGGATCCGACGCCCGGAGGCGGCGGTATTCCGGACACGGAAAGCAATCCGATCGGAGGTGGTCGCAAGATTGCAGAGCTGGCGCGTAACTTCTGGAGCGACTATGTGGTCGAAATGGATCCCGAACGTCAAGGATCGACATTCCAGACCACACCTGGAATGGGATCAATGTCGACGTCCTATCGTACCTGGATTGAGCGCGTTAAGCGTTTAGCGTTGCGAATTAATTCGGACGACATTCAGTGGCCGGTAGAAAAGAGAGCGAGCTACACGCTGGCGGCGGTCGCGGCGACCGTGCTATGCGGATTCGCCATTTTGTTCTTACGACGCCAGTTTCCAAATGCGTTTCGCCGCACGCGGGCAGAGCAAGTGGTGCATGTGGCGCGGCCCAGCATCGCCTTTTACTCCGAAGCCCTCGAATTGCTTGAGCGAGTGGGGTATGCTCGCTCGGCCGGTCAGACACCGGCTGAGTTGACGGCGAGTCTGCCCGATGAGCAGCTGCGCAGTCCTGCATCTGTCCTGACGAGGCTGTTCTACCGGCTGCGTTATGGTGCGGAGACTCGCGAGCCGGCGGAATCCGATCAATCGCTCGAGATTACGATCGAGCAGTCTCTGGCGAGTCTGCGTGCGCGGCTCCAGCAAACCGACACGATCCATTCAGCAGAAACCTCTGCGGACGACAAATCCTAA
- a CDS encoding c-type cytochrome, which produces MKRRLIELGILAAILGLIGLIVLVSGVFPVNASSGHWAVTRWILDYASDRSVAFYSRGIEVPPLDEPGMIPLGAATYESNCVFCHGQPGEDQPPVAKGMTPTPPILSSSVGEMSSQELFYTLKHGIKFAGMPAWPTQKRDDDIWPVVAFLHELPSLDNATYQELLGRTAEEDSDSPKIVSLVRKHCAVCHAVDGSKGVERRVPILAGQSETYLRNALIAYRAGKRISGVMMPIAHRLTDSEIDQLAAYFAGQEVAKNATTAEVSEREFQLGKELAENGDAADKIPSCVDCHGPGGMARDAEYPTLAGQPAWYLREQLKLFSKQHRGGSNNASLMHPIANKLSDKQIRSLAVFYERSNHEGASD; this is translated from the coding sequence ATGAAAAGGCGACTGATAGAGCTTGGTATTCTCGCAGCGATTCTCGGACTGATCGGGTTGATCGTCCTGGTCAGCGGTGTGTTTCCAGTAAATGCCAGCAGCGGTCACTGGGCGGTGACACGGTGGATCCTCGACTACGCAAGTGACCGTTCGGTGGCGTTTTATAGTAGGGGCATCGAGGTGCCGCCTCTAGATGAACCCGGCATGATCCCACTGGGCGCGGCGACTTATGAATCGAACTGCGTATTCTGTCACGGCCAACCCGGCGAAGACCAACCGCCGGTCGCAAAAGGTATGACACCGACGCCACCAATATTGTCGAGTTCCGTCGGCGAGATGAGTTCACAAGAGCTGTTTTACACGCTCAAACATGGCATTAAGTTCGCGGGCATGCCAGCGTGGCCGACGCAAAAAAGAGACGACGACATTTGGCCCGTTGTTGCCTTTCTGCATGAACTGCCATCGTTGGATAACGCGACCTACCAAGAGCTTCTCGGCCGAACTGCGGAGGAAGATTCAGACTCGCCGAAGATCGTTTCTCTGGTGCGCAAGCACTGCGCTGTCTGCCACGCTGTCGATGGCTCCAAAGGCGTGGAGCGACGGGTGCCGATCCTTGCCGGTCAGAGCGAAACCTATCTGCGGAACGCCTTGATAGCGTATCGAGCAGGCAAACGGATTAGCGGAGTGATGATGCCAATTGCGCATCGTCTGACGGATTCAGAGATTGACCAGCTGGCGGCGTACTTCGCCGGTCAAGAGGTTGCGAAAAATGCGACGACTGCTGAAGTGAGTGAACGCGAGTTTCAATTGGGGAAGGAGCTGGCAGAAAATGGCGATGCCGCTGACAAGATTCCCTCCTGCGTGGATTGTCACGGTCCAGGAGGGATGGCTCGCGACGCGGAATATCCCACACTGGCCGGTCAGCCTGCTTGGTATCTCCGCGAACAGCTCAAACTGTTTTCCAAGCAACATCGCGGTGGAAGCAACAACGCGTCTCTCATGCACCCGATCGCAAATAAGCTGAGTGACAAGCAAATACGGAGCTTGGCCGTTTTTTACGAACGCAGCAATCACGAGGGAGCATCCGACTAG
- a CDS encoding DUF58 domain-containing protein: MMDRRSTRHRLTRLGIQVMLIGVFGILGGSLKGLNLLVVVAAVTLGGLFAQWRVSLAMIDALRIHRRMPAEGFVGKPMRIRYQLHNSHRLMPLWLIRLEDTLQRTSLMSGGGRPTSAAVGQLQHTMTGAGLLMPGQTTSAYFDVTVAYRGRYELNCWRVSSTAPFALSTASREFDGPPDFVDVYPRLLRLRRSWQRILPSQVGSLSAAAHRHGHADDEFFGLREYRHGDSPKHIHWRTTARLNEPAVRQFEQQQRFDLCLLVDVWSDRPITGSPYASGSDPLLIDDAIETAISLAASIAMELTQGGENQVLLVVAGSGLDVVVGGPSVLGRKRMLQSLAHVVPSTSVAVGAALTQAAETAGRLPDLVVISPRSQADAIATDATTATALRQWKTRSQISWVDVTDSGRHDWFGMEET, encoded by the coding sequence ATGATGGATCGACGCAGCACTCGCCACCGTTTGACGCGTCTGGGAATCCAGGTGATGCTGATCGGCGTGTTCGGCATTCTGGGCGGATCGCTGAAGGGTCTCAACCTGCTGGTGGTCGTTGCTGCCGTTACTTTGGGCGGGCTGTTTGCACAGTGGCGTGTCAGCCTTGCGATGATCGACGCGCTGCGGATCCATCGCCGGATGCCAGCAGAGGGGTTCGTGGGCAAGCCAATGCGAATTCGGTATCAGTTGCACAACTCACATCGGCTCATGCCCCTGTGGCTAATTCGATTGGAGGATACCTTGCAGCGAACGTCGTTAATGTCTGGTGGTGGGCGTCCGACAAGTGCGGCTGTGGGCCAGTTGCAGCACACCATGACTGGTGCAGGGTTGCTGATGCCCGGGCAAACAACGAGCGCATATTTCGACGTGACGGTGGCTTACCGTGGCAGGTACGAATTGAATTGTTGGCGGGTTTCGAGCACCGCCCCATTCGCCCTCTCAACGGCGTCACGCGAATTCGATGGGCCGCCAGACTTCGTCGACGTCTATCCCCGTTTACTCCGATTGCGGCGATCATGGCAACGGATTTTGCCAAGCCAGGTGGGCAGCCTGTCGGCGGCAGCACATCGGCATGGGCATGCAGATGATGAGTTTTTTGGACTGCGAGAGTACCGCCATGGCGACAGCCCCAAGCATATTCATTGGCGTACGACAGCCCGTCTGAACGAACCGGCTGTCCGACAGTTCGAGCAACAACAACGATTTGACCTGTGCCTATTAGTCGATGTTTGGTCGGATCGGCCAATCACCGGTAGTCCCTATGCGTCAGGCAGCGATCCGCTATTGATCGACGACGCCATCGAGACTGCGATCAGTTTGGCAGCGAGTATCGCCATGGAGTTAACTCAGGGAGGTGAAAATCAGGTGCTGCTGGTCGTGGCGGGTAGCGGATTAGACGTCGTCGTTGGAGGGCCGTCAGTGCTGGGCCGAAAACGTATGCTACAATCGCTGGCACATGTCGTCCCAAGTACAAGTGTCGCAGTTGGCGCGGCGCTCACACAAGCCGCTGAGACTGCGGGACGGTTACCTGATCTCGTTGTGATCAGCCCTCGTTCTCAAGCGGATGCCATTGCGACTGACGCGACGACGGCAACGGCTCTGCGGCAGTGGAAAACCCGCAGCCAAATTAGCTGGGTGGACGTTACCGACAGCGGCCGACACGATTGGTTTGGGATGGAGGAGACTTGA